In Desulfurellaceae bacterium, the following are encoded in one genomic region:
- a CDS encoding NADH-quinone oxidoreductase subunit H, which yields MQGLFDRLMANGWFAGVPADVVYAAGMLAFGLVLVFGFVMPMVPITVWLERRVWSRIQSRIGPNRVGPQGVLQGIADGAKNILKEDIVPDAADRPLFLFAPYLLVWGFIATFVVVPFSSSLIIADLNVGILYLTAMTALSVVGVLMAGWASNNKWSLLGGIRSA from the coding sequence ATGCAAGGACTCTTCGACCGACTGATGGCCAACGGGTGGTTTGCCGGGGTGCCGGCAGACGTGGTGTATGCCGCAGGCATGCTGGCCTTTGGTCTGGTGCTGGTGTTTGGCTTTGTGATGCCGATGGTGCCGATCACGGTCTGGCTTGAGCGGCGGGTGTGGTCGCGTATTCAGTCACGCATCGGACCGAACCGTGTCGGCCCCCAAGGCGTGTTGCAGGGTATTGCCGACGGGGCCAAGAACATTCTGAAGGAAGATATTGTTCCTGACGCGGCCGACCGTCCCCTGTTTCTGTTTGCCCCCTATCTGCTGGTGTGGGGCTTTATCGCGACCTTTGTGGTCGTGCCCTTCAGCAGCAGTCTGATTATTGCCGATCTGAACGTGGGTATCCTGTATCTGACGGCCATGACCGCCCTGTCGGTGGTGGGCGTACTGATGGCGGGCTGGGCATCGAACAACAAATGGTCGCTGCTGGGCGGGATTCGGTCTGC